ATGGCATCTGCTGGCACCGTTAATTTCACCGGCCAAATTCTGGATGCAGCATGTAATGTTGACGTTGCTTCTCAGAACCAGACCGTTGCGCTGGGTTCTTACTACAAGACTGAATTTGTTAACACAGGTGATGTGACTGCTGCTAAGAAATTCACCATCGTACTGAAAGATTGCCCTTCTACTGTAACTGCGGCACACGTGATGTTCGACGGTACGCCAGAAACAACTGACGCGACTCTGCTGGCAATCGACAGCACTGTTCCAGGTGCTGCAACTAACGTCGCTATCAACCTGAAAACTGCTGATATGGCTGACCTGGCACTGCACGGTGATAACGGTTACCGTTATTTGCTGAGCAGCACCCAAGATAACAACCTGGATTTCTACGCTCAGTATAAATCTACTGCAATGCC
The nucleotide sequence above comes from Buttiauxella selenatireducens. Encoded proteins:
- a CDS encoding fimbrial protein, translated to MKKNLIVVAFAAVTALSASNAMASAGTVNFTGQILDAACNVDVASQNQTVALGSYYKTEFVNTGDVTAAKKFTIVLKDCPSTVTAAHVMFDGTPETTDATLLAIDSTVPGAATNVAINLKTADMADLALHGDNGYRYLLSSTQDNNLDFYAQYKSTAMPVTQGPANSVASFSVVYN